The region CTTTCTCAAGCCTGGGGGGTAGGGGTAGGGCCCGGGAGGGAACCTACTCAAAGCACTACTCAGTTATGATTTTGAAGTTGGTTTTAACTGCAGAATGTGATCCGAGCAACCCAGCTGAGGTGCCTTGCttttccctgcctcagtttctcattttaACATCAGAAACTGTCTCTTCTGGCAGGGAGGGGTCAATATGGGGCCTCCCACTGTCTAGATGAGAGCACCGACTGAGTGGGCCAGTTCCCTGGTGTCCCAGCAGTACAGACTTCTGCTacatctgctgaatgaatgaagtgactcTAGCCTCGAGTTTCAGATGAAGAATTTGAGCTCCTTGGGTCCTTCCTGCTCCCCCTTGCATCCTGTCTTCACTCAGTAACTGGGATCAGCTTATAAAAATGGAGGAggtggaggcaggaaggagacagATTTACATTTAAAGGAGGATCAGGTTTTCTGTTGATGAGATGAGGGGCTGACAGGCTAATTTCAGGGCTAAGACAGGAAGGAGGGTGACCTCCCTACAAAGCCCTCCCCCATTCCTTATGCCCTGGCCAAAAACagactgttcctttctcctccacccACAAACATGCTTTGGATCCAGCCCAGAAGACCCTACCCTACTAAAAGGGTTTATtacaattttagagaaaaaaggaaatagatgaacaaaggaataaaatgaaattgcCTTAGTCCCATTACCAGGGAAAACTGATGCTTTACAAACTGCTTTGTAACTGGTTTTTCATTTACTCTTTGCTGTCAAACCTTCCGTATATTATTCTGCTTTAGGACTTCGTGTTTTCTGGTGCATCCTTTGCTGCTTTCTTAGCTGGtattcctagaaatggaatcCATGGCACAGACTGCCTAGTTTGTATCTATGCCCCCAGCACACACTGCCAAGCAGCCCTCTGGGTCACTGAGTCTCGGTGGGTGACTGCGTCTGCCCTCTTTCCCGCCCTATTGCTGGGCACTAGATTTCAAGAGGCTTGTCACTGCTCCCCGGGACTGTGACCTCTTCCTGAGTAACATGACCCTGTTGGACCCAGAGCAAGTCTTCCAATGCTCTACTCCTCCCTGGGCCCCTCTCCTGCACCTACTCTCTTGGCATCATTGGATGCCCTGCTCAGCTTCCACCCCAAATTGACTGCAATCAGGATATAAGTCTCCATTTATCCAATGAAGGAGCTGGATTCCAGGCACCCCGCTACCATAGCCTCAAGGGACTGATGTCCAACCTCCAACTCCTCCCCACACCCATGGTTTCCTCCCCATCTCAGTCTGGCTTAGGGGTCAGCGAGGAACCATAGATGCCCACATCTACTGGGTCCGTGCCAGGCACTCAATGCCCTCTCCATGTGAACATTCAGCCTTGGGATGGAGGATGACCCAGAGAGGGCAAATGCAAAGAGAGACCACAGCTGACCGGCGGAGCCTGGGGTCTGACCGTCCACTCAGCTGACACCATCCCCCAGGTGCCCAGCCATGTGCTGGGCAAGGGGATCTAGAAATGGAGCAGTCCAGTTAAGGGGGGAACCCCTTGTCCAAGCTGCCCTCCCTGGACCCTGGGATATCTCTCCATGACAAGGCACCAGAGCACCGGCCCCTCATCTCCACTGCCCGCCGCCCCCAAGCCTGTATCACCAAAAGTCATCCATTGATCCAGGCTTAAAATAACCCCTGGCATCTGCAGCGAGCCCCACGCGGCGGGCAGAGGAGCCGACTCTCCGTTCATGAAGGgcacctgccctgcccccagctctgagAGCTGGAATCTGGAGTGTGTGGGTGTCTGAGTGTGCTCGAGAACATGAGTGAGAGTGTACACGTCTGGGGCTGGCATGACTGTGAGGGCCTTCACTGCACGtgggcatgtgtgtatgtgtgtggcagTATGAATGTGCCTGTGCACAACCCTCCCTGTTGAGTCCTCACCTGGTGCCCAGGTTTGGCTGGGCAGGGCTCAGGGTCCTGAGAGGAGAGATCCGGGATATACATTAAGAACCTGGCCTGTGCCTCAGCCTCTGGATTCTAGGTGGTAGGTAACCAGTCTGCCCAACCTTCCTAGAGAGAAACCCAAGACCCCAGGAAGGGGAATGACTTGGCACACAGCCTGCAAGGGCCGGAGTCTGGCCTGGAACCTGCACTGTGTGCCCCAAACCTACCTTCTGACCAGTTCAGTACAGAGAAAGCAGCTGGAGGCCCCCGGCCCAGAGGCCCGGCAGTACCCCCAATGCCTAACACCTGGCACATCAACTCCTCCATGAAACCCTGGGCCCTCCCACAGGTTGTTTCTCCCTGGAATGCCTTTCCAGCCCCTCACACTGAGAACTCCTATTTATTCTTCACTTTGGATCCAGACTAATATGAGTTGGAATTCTGGCTCTAATAAGACTGATCAacatttctgggcctcagttttctcatctgcaagatGGGCTGCTAGTTCTTCCGCAGGGCTGCAGGGAGCGGCCAACAAGGTCTCCGGTTGAAAAACATCGGAGTCTGCAGCCTTTTGGGAGCCCCCACCACAGCTGTGCTAAGAAGACGGTTATTCCACCGTGGGTGCCCTCCGTGATGAGTCATTGCCAAGCCCATCTTGCTCCCATTTCGTCTATGGTGGAAGGTTACCCAGGATGCAGATATTGCAGGGGACCATGGATTCCCTGCTAGTGCAGATGCTGAAGAATGTACCTTGGGGGGGAGGTCTGCAGGGGAGGACCCGAGGCTTTGTGTCCCTGAGAGGCAGTTCGTGACTCAGGCTCCAGCTGCCTGTGGGAGGGACGGGACGCGCCCGGGCTCCTGAGGTCTCGAGGGAGCGGGGGGTTTGGAGGTGGGGACTGGCGCTGGGTGCTGGAGCTCAGCTTCCCTTCGCAAACCCATGTGCACGCAACGAAGGTGCAAGTCTGGAGCTGCCCACCGTGACCTTAGGCCCAGAGAGGACATGTGTTCGGCGGAGGCCATAGCGCGCGTCCACCCCGCACAGGTGCTCTCTAACACTGCCAGCATGCCGGTTCCTAGGACAGAGCTCCGAGGTCAGCTCCGAGCGCGGAGCGCCGAGCCGGAGGAGGGGGACCGAGCGGGGTAGGCCACCTCTTCCGAAAGTCGGGGACAAGCCCCTGCATTTGGACCCCTTCCGGCTCGGGTCGCGGTCCTCGGGCCTCGTTTGAGGACGGGGACCCCGCGTGAGCGCGGCGGTCCGGAGTTTGGAGTCTACAATTATCTCGGTACCTTGCTCCTACAAGACCTGCCTTTTTCCCTGCAGGTGGGCCTCGGACCCACCCCTTCTACCAgctcctggccccgcccccttCCTGATACCCCGAGGCTTGGAGTTCCTcagtcccacctccctccttgaCCCCGCCCTCGCCACGCCTCTAgccctggccccaccccctccGTCCCGCAGCCCCGCCTTCCGGTGCCCGAAGGCAGGCGGTCCAGGTGCCCCGGGTCTCGCTGACCGCAGGAGCCGCCGACATAGACTTTCACCTGCGCCGGAGTTGCAGGCACCGTCCTGGATCCATGTAGGACGCCCGGGGCTGGTCCTCAGATTCTCTGCGCTCAGGGGAGTGAAGAGATGCTCAAGAAGCCCGGTGGGCCCCGGAAACCCATGCAGAGTCCCCCGAAGAGTACGGGCCAGAACACAGATGTCTGTGTCCTCCTGGCTTCTTCTCGACTCTCCTTGTGACCCTTGGCAGTTGTTCCTACCACCCATCCCCCTGCaagcccccttccccacccccagtttaGGATCAGACAGCTGGGGAGCCAGCAGATAGGGGAGAAAGGTCAGATTTCGGTTCTGCGCAACAGAGAATTTGGCCTGAGTCATCCACAACAGAGAAGATGGGAGTGGGCTCCCACTTTGTGCCCAGGGGAGGTCTATAGGGTCTGGAGGTGACAGAAAGGGTGAGACCAAGCGATGGGGCTGATGGAGCGCCGTGCTCCCAGAGGTGGGTGCCCCTGGGTGCCACAAGGTGGGAGTGGCCACAGGGAAGGTTCTGACAGCCTCACCTGGCACCTAGCAGCCATGAGCCCAagtctccagcccctccccctgccccgacTTCTCTGCACCTTTGCACACAGCTTCCTGGGCCAGGAATGCCCTTTGTCTGCTATGTTCCAGCAAGACAGCTCTGCAGGCCTCGGGGCATATCTCCTACTCTCCAAAGCACTCTACATGCTGaattaacatacatacacacacccgcATCCCCTTTACCGCGCCCCCCTTACCCCTCTCCACCCACCACCGCACCTACTGGGGGCATTCCCTGGCTCTGGCCGGGATCACCCTGTCCTGTGGTCGtgtcctgctctctctctcccactggaATAGGACCTAACGGCGGGGTCTGAGGCTGATCTCCTGGCACTGACCAGCATGGTTCTGGCACAATGCAGGCCTGCTGGGAACTGGGATCAACAGGGCAGTAAACAGATGACAAAGGGAGATGGGAGTGGTAACCCCTGAGACCAGAGCCTCAGGCCAGCTCTGGGAAACTCACatgggctgggggggtggggatgaATTTCTGAGGGTTGGGGGGCTCTGGGCAGAAAAGTGTCTGCATCCCAGAGAAAGAAGTCAATAGAGGCATTCATGAGGTGGAGCCCCTACTTGCCACATGGCCTCTTTAATCTTGGACAGTTGGTTGCCCCTCGGGTTCCATTTTGCATGTGGCAAACAGGCCCCAAGAGATGCCACAGCTTCTAAAAGCAAGAGCTGTGTGGGACCATCTCTGCCGGGACAGAGGGAGGTTAGGGGTCACGTTCCTCCTCCTGGCCTCACCAGctgggcctccccacccccaccttgagCCAGGAGCCAGGGCTGTCAGGCAGGAAGTGAGAGGTGCCTGCAGGAAGCCCCAGGAGGAACTGAGACTTCagccagccccgcccccacctgcagggccctggggaccTTGGGGACACCTGACTTTGCACCAGGAAAATCTGGCCAGAAACAGGCTAGGGGGAGGAAGGCTACTTCCCTGGGTTCCGATCCCAACAAGCAGCTTTCCCAGTCTATCTTGGATCCTTCTTACTGCAGAAAGAGATCAGTTGGGGAGGGAAATCTTTGAGTCGAGGTGAAAATAAAGAGCAAAGCCTGGAACCAATGCCTGGGGTCTGCAGCTCCCTGGTCTGCTCCTGGAACCTTCTGGCCAGCAGGTGCCCAGGTCTAGCCCAGCTCCACCACTGCGGATTGTATCTTGGGCCAGATCCCtcgacctctctgggcctcttctTTCCTATCTGCAAAATGAGTCATATAATCCCTGCTCAGGGACAAGAACTGGTCCAGATTTTCAGGAAAGCAGTTTGACCAAAAGGGCTCTAAAAAAGGTCAAGGCCTTTTTAAAGCAACAACTCTCCTTCCAGGAAACAGtctgtgttctcatctgtgaaCTGGAGGTGAGGAGTGGGGATGCTCTAGGTTTCCTTCCAGTCCTTGGAGGGCCACAGGCCCGGAGGAGAGCTTTGCACCCAACCCCCACCTCcatttttcagaaaaggaaacagactggACCAGGGGTTCAGTGGGGACACAGCGGTGCCAGAGGTTTGCATGTCTGGGCCCCAGGGGGCTGCGCCCACTTGTGTCGCCGCCAAGGCCCACCCCCCTGGCTGTGGTAGcaaaggtggggaggggatgggggtggcCGAGAACAGCTCAGGCTCCCCCAACTCTGAGATGCAGAGAAATGGAAAGTTGGGCCCATTCTGGGCCTGCCCCTGACCCTCCTGCCTACAGCCCTTACCCTGACCTCACCTCAGCCACCTGGTGGccggggggatggggggaggcaTCTGAGATGTGTTCAGGATGGAGAGAAGAGACTCAGAAGTGGCTGTCCGGGTTCTGGGGGCACCAAACGTTGCTGGCCACTGACTATCTTCTGAGCTGGGAAAGGGCTGGGCCGGAAGTGCAGGTGTCTACTGGGCAGCTCTGATGGGCAGGTCAGGGACAGATGGACAGAGAGCAACTGATGCATAGAATAGAACACGGTCAAGGTGGGGATCCTCTGGCAGTCCAGGGATTACGACTCCAAGCTCTCACTGacaagggcctgggttccatctctggtcagggaactaagatcccacaaggtgTGCAGCATGgcccaaaaaagagaaaagaatatggTCAAGAACATACAAGGAGGACAACATGGTACTCAGCATACCATCTTCTGACTTCCCAGTCCCTTGCCCCTTCCAAGGGTGCTAAGCTGTGACAAATTCCAAGGATACAGTCCAGGGTCGAATCCAGGTCAGGAGGATCTAATGCTCCTGATCACAGGAGGTTGGGCAGGAAAGCCAGTGGCTGACTGAATGCACAGCATGGTCTAGAACTGGGAGCCAGGGTCTTGGTTCcaggccccagggctgggggcaccaTGGTCAGAGGAGCAGTTCTGCTGGGGTGGTGGATGCCTGACTAGGGGAGGACAGGCCACAGAGTGAAGGGCACTCAAAGGACACCGGGTCCAGCTGGTTCAAGGCCACAGGCCTGCTCTGCCTCCTAAGTAAGGAGCCTCCTGCTggtcctggccctgccctggATATAGCTCCGGGTGCCCCGGAGGCCGCTCGGACTCCAGCTGGGCTCATGCGGACACGCTGTCCACATGCCATCGTGTGCAATTGCAGTCCAGCCCCACAGGCTCTAGACTTCCTCCCAAGTGTGAGCCTGGGGCTCTGGAAGCTGCCACCAGGGCGAAAACAGCATCACAGATCTTAACAGATTGGGCCAAGCTCAGGGGTGACCCTAGGATACAGATACCCACGAACCAGCACAATTCAGGCTATTTCTTAAACTCATCTTGCACTAAATCCCAAAGCAAACCGGTCAGGATCAGTTGGTTACTCACTGCTGCCATTTGTATTGGTTTAAAAGCGGGACAGCTCCGAGAGCAAGTATTGAATACAACCCAGCTACAAATAAAGCATCCTCCTACTCAATGCTTTCCTAGATTCATTCTGGTTTATGGTGGTTTCCCCAAGCTTAAAGAAAAACTCAGTACTCAGAGTCTCCCAACCACTCAAAAAGCACAGAACCCAGCTATGACCTTTAAGGACAACGAGAGGTGGTAtgaatttattttgtgtgtttgtgctcactcagtcatgtccgagtcttagcggccccatggaatgtaacccgccaggctcctctgtccatgggattctccaggcaagagtactggagtgggttgccatttcttcctccaggggatcttcccaacccagggatcaaacccacctctcttaatgtctcctgcattggcaggaagattctttaccgctagcgccgcCTGGGCAGCCCAGTATGAGTTTAAGCCAAATGCTAACATGCCATACAATGCCACGCAGTCCAAGCCCTGTGGTCTGGGTGCCTATAGCTCTGCAGGGTTAGCTGGGGAGCAGGTGGGCTCCCAGAAAGGACAGTGGGCACCGGGGTGAAGAACTGAATTCAACCTCCAAGTCTGGCTGGTGGCCCATAGAGAGGGCGGGGGCCACCTGCTGCCCTCCTCAGTCACTACTGTAGCTCAGGGCCGGCTGTCTTGGTGGTCACCAGTTCAGTGGAACCCAGCTCTGTGGCTGGCACAGGGACGCTGTGGGCAGGTGGGGTGGCCGCCGGGTCTTCACTGGGCGGAAGCCAGATGGGTGCCAAGGCATCCAGGGTTCCGGGGGAGAGTGTGGTGTCAACGTCCAGGGGCTCTGGGgaggcggcggggggggggggggtgtttgtGGGTGGCGCAGGGTCAGGATCGGCTCACAGCCGTCCCCACCCCCTGTTCTGGAAGCCTCCCTGGAGGGACAGCCATCTGACTGATGGGAGAGAAGTCAGTTGATAAAGCCCCactggtgggatggggaggggtggcaCGTGATGGGCCCTCAGGACGGGAAGTTTCTAGAGCTGGCTGGCAAAATGCCAGTGCTGACAGAGGGCAAGGAGAGGTGGGAACCGGTCTGGCTGTCCCAGAGAGAGGGCAGAACAGGCCACCCCCCTCACCCCAAACCGGGCTCCCCAGCCTTGTGTCTCTTCCTCACACAGGTCTGGGGCGCTAGAGCTGTGTCCCCCGCCCTGGACTGAGGGGTCTCTGGCAGGACTATTTCTCTCCACTCAGCCTTACCTCCTTCAGACCATCCCTACTCCTTCACCCAGCCCCCCTTGGACCCCTCAAGGGCCATGTCTCCCCTCCGACGTCCCCCAGCCCTCTCGGGTCCCCTAGACGAGGAACTTACTGTCTGGGTCTCCGTCCGGGGCCTCTGGGACCTCCGGGGCCTCGGGAGTCTCAGGGGCCATCGCCGTGCCCAGCCTCCGTCGCCGGCGGCGCTTCCAGGTCACCAGCCCGAGCAGGGCCAGGGCCAGCGCCAGGCCCAGCAGCGCGGGGGCTCCGAAGAGCAGCGCCGGGAGCGGCAGCGCCGCCTCGGCCTCCGCGGGGGTCCCCGGGCCCGCCGACTCCTGCGGCTGCAGCGCCGTCCCAGGCGCCAGGCTGCTCGGGCCGCCTGCTGGAGGGGACGGGCATGGGGagcagggggtggtggggaggggggcgtggggagggggagggccggAGG is a window of Odocoileus virginianus isolate 20LAN1187 ecotype Illinois chromosome 23, Ovbor_1.2, whole genome shotgun sequence DNA encoding:
- the TNFRSF13C gene encoding tumor necrosis factor receptor superfamily member 13C isoform X3 produces the protein MVEWRNHREKVWGAGPRAKRGPTPAGRRAGWGGVGGAPPGFLPAGPQRPESARRAAGCAQKARGFGSVQRGRRSMRGKDRPAPTQCLQTQCFDPLVRNCVACSLLRTTEPRPGGPSSLAPGTALQPQESAGPGTPAEAEAALPLPALLFGAPALLGLALALALLGLVTWKRRRRRRLGTAMAPETPEAPEVPEAPDGDPDKPLDVDTTLSPGTLDALAPIWLPPSEDPAATPPAHSVPVPATELGSTELVTTKTAGPELQ
- the TNFRSF13C gene encoding tumor necrosis factor receptor superfamily member 13C isoform X2, yielding MVEWRNHREKVWGAGPRAKRGPTPAGRRAGWGGVGGAPPGFLPAGPQRPESARRAAGCAQKARGFGSVQRGRRSMRGKDRPAPTQCLQTQCFDPLVRNCVACSLLRTTEPRPAGGPSSLAPGTALQPQESAGPGTPAEAEAALPLPALLFGAPALLGLALALALLGLVTWKRRRRRRLGTAMAPETPEAPEVPEAPDGDPDKPLDVDTTLSPGTLDALAPIWLPPSEDPAATPPAHSVPVPATELGSTELVTTKTAGPELQ
- the TNFRSF13C gene encoding tumor necrosis factor receptor superfamily member 13C isoform X1, producing MRGKDRPAPTQCLQTQCFDPLVRNCVACSLLRTTEPRPASPSSGPPPPHAPLPTTPCSPCPSPPAGGPSSLAPGTALQPQESAGPGTPAEAEAALPLPALLFGAPALLGLALALALLGLVTWKRRRRRRLGTAMAPETPEAPEVPEAPDGDPDKPLDVDTTLSPGTLDALAPIWLPPSEDPAATPPAHSVPVPATELGSTELVTTKTAGPELQ